From a single Candidatus Schekmanbacteria bacterium genomic region:
- a CDS encoding pyruvate synthase subunit beta — protein sequence MDRTERLNIPETELFHPGHYACQGCGAPIVTRYMMKALGKKTIIVIPACCWSVIQGPYPYSTLKVSVVHTAFETAASTASGIRSALKTQGRNDIHVVALAGDGGTFDIGLQALSGAAERNDNIIYVCYDNEAYMNTGIQRSSSTPFGAWTTTTPGSHYKDRPKKDIIQIMAAHRIPYAATGSVAYPEDLYKKFKKASTMTGLRFFHIFSPCPPGWKSATDDSIKIARYATWSKIYPLYEVFDGERFIVTKPEKEIPVSDYFSIQKRFSNLSEHDTAFIQQMVDERWMSLLKLSGSSPEK from the coding sequence ATGGATAGGACTGAAAGACTGAATATCCCTGAAACCGAATTATTTCATCCCGGGCATTATGCGTGCCAGGGGTGCGGTGCGCCGATAGTAACAAGATACATGATGAAAGCTCTCGGGAAGAAAACAATAATTGTTATACCTGCATGCTGCTGGTCTGTTATACAGGGTCCTTATCCATATTCGACTCTTAAGGTATCTGTTGTGCATACTGCTTTTGAAACCGCAGCTTCAACGGCATCAGGGATACGCTCTGCTCTTAAGACACAGGGGAGAAACGACATCCATGTTGTTGCCCTTGCAGGTGACGGAGGAACATTTGATATAGGCCTTCAGGCACTTTCAGGAGCAGCAGAACGGAACGACAATATAATCTATGTCTGTTATGACAACGAAGCTTATATGAACACAGGAATTCAGAGAAGCTCATCAACTCCATTCGGAGCATGGACTACTACAACCCCGGGAAGTCATTACAAAGACAGACCCAAAAAAGATATAATACAAATAATGGCTGCACACCGGATTCCTTATGCAGCGACAGGAAGTGTCGCATATCCTGAAGATCTTTATAAAAAATTCAAGAAGGCTTCTACTATGACAGGTCTTCGTTTTTTCCATATTTTTTCACCATGTCCTCCTGGTTGGAAGTCCGCAACAGATGACTCAATAAAAATCGCCCGATATGCAACATGGTCGAAAATATATCCATTATACGAGGTTTTTGATGGGGAAAGATTCATTGTTACCAAACCTGAGAAGGAAATTCCGGTCAGTGATTATTTCAGCATCCAGAAGAGATTTTCAAATCTTTCAGAACATGACACTGCCTTCATCCAGCAGATGGTAGATGAGCGCTGGATGTCATTGCTAAAATTATCCGGTTCTTCTCCGGAAAAATAA
- a CDS encoding polysaccharide biosynthesis/export family protein encodes MISINTLVRNKVYFGRKILFLITVSLLIQGCSFIWPTHIIVNRYPKEQEIREVGNDNTSQLSDVELPVEKIVNSETDWYTVGPEDVLEIKVWQNNDLSMEARVNDDGSINFPFLKKVKVLGKTATEISAMLTSMLAEGYVYEPQVFVNVKDYKSKKIYVIGEAEKNGTYNLKKPTTLFEFIAQMGGLKKTAGNRIIIKRVEKELSNEKMREIEIPVVDGEIQKNILLMENDVIDVPEAKYFIAGEVSKPGYYKIEEDYNIYQAIVVAGDFTKAADETRVKLSRDSGRNVLVINVEKLKKGLERGISATSEKFRNQIEELKIHDGDMIIVPKSIFYSE; translated from the coding sequence ATGATTTCAATTAATACATTGGTACGCAATAAAGTGTATTTTGGCAGAAAGATTCTTTTTTTGATTACCGTCTCACTTTTGATTCAGGGATGCAGTTTTATTTGGCCTACTCATATTATAGTAAACCGATACCCCAAAGAGCAGGAGATTCGCGAAGTGGGTAATGACAATACATCACAGCTTTCTGATGTTGAACTGCCTGTAGAAAAAATCGTCAACTCTGAAACTGACTGGTATACTGTTGGACCTGAAGATGTTTTAGAAATAAAAGTTTGGCAGAATAATGACCTTTCAATGGAAGCAAGAGTTAATGATGATGGATCAATTAATTTTCCATTTTTGAAAAAAGTGAAAGTCCTAGGGAAAACTGCCACAGAGATTAGTGCAATGCTTACTTCAATGCTTGCGGAAGGATATGTTTATGAGCCGCAGGTATTTGTTAATGTAAAGGATTATAAGAGCAAAAAGATTTATGTTATTGGAGAGGCAGAAAAAAATGGGACTTATAATCTAAAGAAACCGACAACACTCTTTGAATTCATCGCACAGATGGGAGGTCTTAAAAAGACTGCTGGAAACAGAATAATAATAAAAAGAGTTGAAAAAGAGTTATCAAATGAAAAGATGAGAGAAATTGAAATTCCGGTAGTTGACGGTGAGATACAAAAAAATATTCTTCTTATGGAAAATGATGTTATCGATGTGCCGGAAGCGAAATATTTTATTGCTGGAGAAGTTTCTAAACCCGGTTATTATAAAATAGAGGAAGACTATAATATTTACCAGGCAATAGTTGTTGCTGGAGATTTTACAAAAGCAGCTGATGAAACGAGAGTAAAGCTTTCTAGGGATAGCGGCAGAAATGTTCTGGTGATTAATGTGGAAAAGCTTAAGAAGGGTCTTGAAAGAGGGATATCTGCTACATCTGAAAAGTTCAGGAATCAGATTGAAGAGCTGAAAATTCATGACGGAGACATGATAATTGTCCCTAAAAGTATTTTTTATTCTGAATAA
- a CDS encoding polysaccharide biosynthesis tyrosine autokinase, whose translation MENAKKIDITPHLRDYFYILKKRIRTIVLVALFIIVMVTIATFKQQKIYQARSRIMIEFAVNSIVSFTDIDKTSGYNEYFETEYEIIRSRMVALEVVNRLYPNDNLSEDEQIARAESIRNKIIVEPVKGTNLVDIIIMGPDPKEATNLANLVSDVFIEKSLEDKVNAYKAASSWLDDQITSVILKMKKAEFDLQKYREEKQIISPKIEESQSSVISELNQVTGELKQLQLKKIELEVTLKQIYDLKNKGIDIDETSLPSVLQGTAVQGMRSQIYAFKQKISELKTLYGDKHPELEKIQAQLSAIDDNIKTEIEKVINRINNEYEMIRAKESMLNKRSDELNRSAIGLLERSIQYNILDREVDINRNLYDYLLKRAGEINVTGSMRFNNISPVDKATVPKEPVSPNVPRNIMFGSIVGLIFGVGLSFFLEYLDNTIRTIEDVEHFISVPLLGFVPNINAYIRRRGQNVSAELVSFTHPKSTISECYRAIRTNLIFSNESPPKLIMITSSTPSEGKTVTSVNLAITMAQSEKKVLLIDGDMRRSRIHEVFSMENKYGLSTILSEEIDPFSVVIKSKIPSLYVLPSGPLPKNPAELLMMDRMKKVMGLLNDNYDYIIIDAPPVIPVTDPSIISKYADAVCLVVRSGVTPKNIAEKNAKKFTELDVKRLGVILNDVGKQDSDYYYSEYYYSYYKREEDHQQV comes from the coding sequence ATGGAAAATGCTAAAAAAATCGACATCACTCCGCATCTGCGAGATTACTTTTATATACTAAAGAAAAGGATAAGGACAATAGTACTTGTTGCTCTCTTTATTATTGTAATGGTGACAATCGCTACTTTTAAACAACAGAAAATATATCAGGCAAGATCTAGGATTATGATTGAATTTGCTGTAAACAGCATAGTTTCATTTACAGATATAGATAAGACATCAGGGTATAATGAATATTTTGAAACTGAGTATGAAATCATTAGAAGTCGTATGGTAGCTCTTGAAGTTGTTAACAGGTTATATCCGAATGATAATTTATCTGAAGATGAACAGATAGCAAGAGCAGAATCCATAAGGAACAAAATAATTGTTGAACCTGTTAAAGGAACGAATCTGGTTGATATTATAATTATGGGACCAGATCCAAAAGAAGCAACCAACCTTGCTAACTTAGTAAGTGATGTTTTTATAGAGAAAAGCCTTGAGGATAAAGTTAACGCATACAAAGCTGCGTCAAGCTGGCTTGATGATCAAATAACATCTGTCATATTGAAAATGAAAAAGGCAGAATTCGATCTTCAGAAATACCGCGAAGAAAAACAGATAATCTCTCCAAAGATAGAGGAGAGCCAGAGTTCTGTTATCTCGGAATTAAATCAAGTAACTGGGGAATTAAAACAACTCCAATTAAAAAAAATAGAGCTCGAAGTTACTTTGAAGCAAATATATGACTTGAAAAATAAAGGGATAGACATAGATGAAACATCACTGCCAAGTGTATTACAAGGTACGGCAGTTCAGGGAATGAGAAGTCAGATCTATGCGTTCAAACAAAAGATTTCGGAATTAAAAACTCTTTATGGTGACAAACATCCTGAACTAGAGAAAATACAAGCCCAATTGAGCGCAATAGATGATAATATAAAGACAGAAATTGAAAAGGTCATAAACCGCATTAACAATGAATATGAGATGATAAGGGCTAAAGAATCGATGCTTAATAAAAGGTCCGATGAGCTCAATCGCAGTGCTATTGGCCTTTTAGAGCGGTCTATCCAATATAACATTCTAGACCGTGAGGTTGACATAAACCGTAACCTCTACGATTATCTTTTAAAAAGGGCTGGAGAGATTAATGTTACAGGAAGTATGCGGTTCAATAATATAAGCCCGGTTGATAAAGCCACAGTTCCAAAAGAGCCAGTAAGCCCAAATGTTCCCAGAAATATCATGTTCGGAAGCATTGTTGGTTTAATCTTTGGTGTCGGTCTTTCATTCTTTTTAGAATATCTTGATAACACTATTAGGACAATAGAGGATGTCGAACATTTTATAAGTGTGCCATTACTAGGTTTTGTTCCTAATATCAATGCGTATATAAGAAGAAGAGGGCAGAACGTATCGGCAGAACTAGTATCTTTTACACATCCTAAATCAACTATATCTGAATGCTACAGAGCTATCAGGACCAATCTTATTTTTTCCAATGAATCACCTCCAAAACTTATAATGATTACAAGTTCAACACCGAGCGAGGGGAAAACAGTTACTTCTGTAAACCTAGCAATAACTATGGCTCAAAGTGAAAAAAAAGTATTACTTATTGACGGTGACATGAGAAGATCCCGTATACATGAAGTTTTTTCTATGGAAAATAAATATGGATTGAGCACGATACTTTCAGAGGAGATTGACCCATTCTCTGTAGTAATTAAAAGTAAAATTCCTAGCCTCTATGTCCTTCCTAGCGGTCCGCTTCCGAAGAATCCGGCAGAACTGCTTATGATGGATCGTATGAAAAAAGTAATGGGTCTTTTGAATGACAATTATGACTATATCATAATTGATGCTCCGCCAGTCATTCCCGTAACTGATCCATCCATTATTTCAAAATATGCTGATGCAGTCTGTCTGGTAGTGAGAAGCGGTGTAACACCGAAGAATATAGCTGAAAAAAATGCAAAGAAGTTTACGGAGTTAGATGTAAAAAGACTTGGTGTAATACTTAATGACGTTGGAAAACAGGATTCAGACTATTATTACAGTGAATATTACTACAGTTACTATAAGCGAGAAGAAGACCACCAGCAGGTTTGA
- a CDS encoding tetratricopeptide repeat protein, with product MKIGIEESKIENFFIVSVFVVFVICYCMLYFQFILSNNLRERISDVLTEDLSNYDIESYISATRMASFRNYQLALIIADTYVEKINAREMSNSENSEKNVDIGRNTTDKNKAINFYEMAINGNPVSAESHIKLGELYFRENNYQKAISSFKIAAELDGKNAYTLFTIADYFFKMGLINDGKSILRIACNIVDGLLPEGLRIMYEVTGKVEDLYVITPRNKVSLMSMGSFLRMNKMYDEAIKVYKDVLNIDSHDQFVYAALVNVYTDMGDIDKTLSVWEESVKANPENPDALYGLGLAYQKIGNVSLAVENINKAVKLADKNTPKINIVNYHLVLMNIYFRMGEYEKCIKETEEIISIDYKSAKAYYFKGLCEQKIKNDLRAVVLSFKKAEELEPEEIQYKITLANCYKDYGLYKSAVLEWKKIALVKGYERKAATEISELMQSLQNSNVTAEDKGLF from the coding sequence ATGAAAATAGGGATTGAAGAAAGTAAAATTGAAAATTTTTTTATTGTCTCAGTATTTGTTGTTTTTGTTATCTGCTATTGCATGCTCTATTTCCAGTTTATACTATCTAATAATCTGAGGGAAAGGATATCAGATGTCTTGACTGAAGATTTAAGTAACTATGATATAGAAAGTTATATAAGTGCTACGAGAATGGCATCTTTCAGAAATTACCAACTAGCACTTATTATAGCAGACACTTATGTTGAGAAGATTAATGCCAGGGAAATGTCAAATTCAGAAAATAGTGAAAAAAATGTAGATATAGGCAGGAATACTACTGATAAAAATAAAGCAATAAACTTTTACGAGATGGCTATCAATGGAAATCCAGTGTCTGCAGAATCGCATATTAAACTCGGAGAACTTTATTTCAGAGAAAATAATTATCAGAAAGCGATAAGTTCATTTAAAATAGCTGCAGAGCTTGATGGGAAAAATGCTTATACACTTTTTACAATAGCAGATTACTTTTTCAAGATGGGACTTATAAATGATGGGAAATCTATATTGAGGATTGCATGCAATATAGTTGACGGACTTCTCCCTGAAGGGTTAAGGATTATGTATGAAGTTACAGGTAAAGTGGAAGATCTATATGTAATAACACCAAGAAACAAGGTTTCACTCATGAGTATGGGTTCATTCCTGCGTATGAACAAGATGTACGATGAAGCAATAAAAGTATATAAGGATGTTCTTAATATTGATTCCCATGATCAGTTTGTCTATGCAGCTCTTGTAAATGTATATACAGATATGGGAGACATTGATAAAACTTTAAGTGTATGGGAAGAATCGGTAAAAGCTAATCCGGAAAACCCCGATGCTCTATATGGTCTTGGATTAGCATACCAGAAGATTGGCAATGTCAGCCTTGCAGTTGAAAATATTAATAAAGCTGTTAAATTAGCTGATAAAAATACTCCCAAAATAAATATTGTAAATTATCACCTTGTTTTAATGAATATCTATTTTAGAATGGGGGAGTATGAAAAATGTATTAAAGAAACTGAGGAAATTATCAGCATTGATTATAAATCTGCGAAAGCCTACTATTTTAAGGGTCTTTGCGAACAAAAGATTAAAAATGATTTGCGTGCAGTTGTACTTTCCTTCAAAAAGGCTGAGGAACTGGAACCCGAAGAAATTCAGTACAAAATAACGCTTGCAAATTGCTATAAGGATTACGGTCTTTATAAAAGTGCGGTTTTGGAATGGAAGAAAATAGCTTTAGTCAAGGGCTATGAGAGAAAGGCGGCAACAGAGATAAGCGAACTGATGCAGTCATTGCAAAATTCAAACGTAACAGCAGAAGATAAAGGACTATTTTAA
- a CDS encoding O-antigen ligase family protein, whose protein sequence is MMSEKKIKYIWTSFDLFVISFIALIIFQMLPLPVSLVKLFSPHTVELVRHLISDTSANPRFLKISIVPWETQGELIKVLTYAMIYLLIINNFNSLHKMKKILVSISIIGGIEAVYGLIQYISGDEMLFRFTRLDHAKGRLIGTFPSADHFSAYLQMCIFCTLGYLMYIGDFGGFASGRKQKLSFIDKVRRFFLEDDKWEGKVALFISIISMCTAIVFTKSRAGMLSLIISIICFTFITRIKFSSKWSVAIVGIILVITVLIGAWIGMTPVFDRYFQINPNEEFEEGRPSIWVSTFNIFRDFPIFGSGLGTFVHMYPSYTTRNNQGWVNHAHNDWLEILSDTGIAGFGIVIAGFFYLTFKGFFKIFITKEKQLIWVFIGNYMAIFSIAIHCITDFNLKTTADSFLLVVIIAIFILLSRSSVFLMDRK, encoded by the coding sequence ATGATGTCAGAAAAAAAAATAAAATATATTTGGACATCATTTGATTTATTTGTCATTTCTTTCATTGCTCTTATAATTTTTCAAATGCTCCCACTTCCAGTTTCTTTGGTAAAACTCTTTTCCCCTCATACAGTTGAGTTAGTGCGGCATCTTATTTCAGATACATCTGCAAATCCAAGATTTTTAAAGATATCCATTGTTCCATGGGAAACTCAGGGTGAACTTATTAAGGTTCTGACATATGCAATGATTTACCTATTAATTATTAATAATTTTAATTCACTTCATAAAATGAAGAAAATATTAGTCTCTATTTCCATAATTGGCGGAATCGAGGCAGTTTACGGTCTTATACAATATATAAGTGGTGATGAAATGCTTTTCAGATTTACAAGACTTGATCATGCAAAGGGAAGACTAATAGGAACATTTCCAAGCGCAGACCATTTTTCTGCATATTTACAGATGTGCATATTCTGTACTCTCGGATATTTAATGTATATAGGTGACTTTGGAGGATTTGCCAGTGGAAGAAAACAGAAACTGAGTTTTATTGATAAAGTACGAAGGTTTTTCCTTGAAGATGATAAGTGGGAAGGTAAGGTAGCACTTTTCATATCTATAATTTCAATGTGTACAGCGATTGTATTTACGAAGTCCCGTGCTGGTATGCTTAGTCTTATCATTTCCATTATCTGTTTTACATTTATTACCAGAATTAAATTTTCATCAAAATGGTCGGTTGCTATAGTGGGAATTATACTGGTTATAACGGTACTTATAGGTGCATGGATTGGTATGACTCCAGTTTTTGACAGGTATTTTCAAATTAACCCTAATGAAGAATTTGAAGAAGGGCGTCCTTCTATCTGGGTAAGTACTTTTAATATATTCCGAGATTTCCCAATATTTGGTTCAGGATTGGGGACTTTTGTTCATATGTACCCGTCATATACTACGAGAAATAATCAGGGATGGGTTAACCATGCACACAATGACTGGCTTGAAATTCTTTCAGATACAGGAATTGCAGGATTCGGTATAGTCATAGCCGGATTTTTTTATCTTACGTTCAAGGGATTTTTTAAAATATTTATTACAAAAGAAAAACAGCTGATATGGGTTTTTATCGGAAACTATATGGCTATTTTTTCAATTGCTATCCATTGCATTACAGACTTTAATCTTAAGACAACTGCAGATAGCTTCCTTTTGGTTGTTATTATTGCCATTTTCATACTGTTAAGCAGAAGTTCGGTTTTTTTGATGGACAGAAAATAA
- a CDS encoding glycosyltransferase family 4 protein: MEIILALTYFDVNGVFTGGTQSLVKLLSTELSGRGHDVKILTVNHDKISEKKDQITKTVIKERVTLLSISAYEICRIKFLGRHLLKHLNARFYFRTKKIKKEIDESCALIFFDVNEMSFPLCLLREKKLKLFYCCTMIEREKYFTQNYLPRKLLKICADYYLVSNSETENALNRLDLDSPKTMLLPYGIETGRFMPLHDIHSDKEGLNVIGYIGGIEERKGLHVLLKACRILKTKFTLLIAGPPREEKYYKDALREISLINDTGLGKVEYLGRISDDELTKFYNRLDIFVCPSLIEEFGIVILEAMACEVPVVASAVGGITTIISDGVDGVLSLPGDADDMAGRIEKLLNDKTLVKNMGIRAREKILKNYSITRTADGIEELINSKITGNKLTA, encoded by the coding sequence ATGGAAATAATTCTCGCACTTACCTATTTTGATGTTAATGGAGTATTTACTGGAGGAACACAGTCCTTGGTAAAGCTTCTTTCTACTGAGCTCTCTGGCAGGGGGCATGATGTAAAAATACTTACTGTAAATCATGATAAAATATCAGAAAAAAAGGATCAAATCACAAAAACTGTAATAAAAGAAAGAGTGACCCTTCTTTCCATTAGCGCTTATGAAATTTGCAGGATTAAATTCTTAGGGAGACATCTTCTTAAGCATCTTAATGCAAGATTTTATTTCAGAACAAAGAAAATTAAAAAAGAAATTGATGAGTCGTGTGCCTTAATATTCTTTGATGTTAATGAAATGTCTTTCCCTCTATGTCTTCTGAGAGAAAAAAAATTGAAGCTTTTTTACTGCTGTACCATGATTGAGAGAGAAAAATACTTTACCCAGAATTATCTTCCCAGAAAGCTATTAAAGATTTGTGCAGATTACTATCTTGTTTCCAACAGTGAAACAGAGAATGCGCTTAACAGACTCGATTTAGACAGCCCCAAAACTATGTTGCTGCCATACGGGATTGAGACTGGAAGATTTATGCCGTTGCATGATATTCATTCTGATAAAGAAGGCTTGAATGTTATCGGTTATATTGGTGGTATTGAGGAAAGGAAGGGGCTTCATGTACTCCTTAAAGCATGTAGAATTCTTAAAACAAAATTTACACTTTTAATAGCAGGGCCGCCGCGTGAAGAAAAATATTATAAGGATGCGCTTAGGGAGATTAGCTTAATAAACGATACAGGCTTAGGAAAGGTAGAGTATCTGGGAAGAATTTCTGATGACGAATTGACAAAATTTTATAACAGACTCGATATCTTTGTTTGTCCTTCGCTTATCGAAGAATTTGGTATAGTTATACTCGAGGCAATGGCATGTGAAGTTCCTGTAGTTGCTTCCGCTGTTGGAGGTATCACCACAATTATATCTGATGGTGTTGACGGAGTATTATCTTTGCCGGGTGATGCAGATGACATGGCTGGTAGAATTGAAAAACTGTTAAACGATAAAACTCTGGTGAAGAATATGGGAATACGTGCAAGAGAAAAGATACTGAAGAATTACTCCATAACCAGAACAGCTGATGGCATTGAAGAACTCATAAACTCTAAAATAACGGGTAACAAACTCACTGCATGA
- a CDS encoding Gfo/Idh/MocA family oxidoreductase → MMKRLRAGIIGCGMISKMFHVPAMTHIPEIKLEAFSDVNREWANELASRYSAPYSFTDYNEMLGKIDMVVVATPNALHANISKVFLDAGIHVLCEKPMGINVEECEDVLKKETESNAIFMVGHSRRFASNAMLLKEFHEKGMFGEIKSMELVMGHSHTQWITRSGFSFKKELSGGGVLIDQGIHLIDLLIWFSPGQITVTSSVGKDILGHGMEDHAEIEFSLLNGGKATIKTSRTEEWDNLCTLEGTKGWAKFHIDDKSFLKICSENLRGCRKLRYLQIKTGLNNIYLDQIKYFVNCINNKVSPMTSADSSVKGIRLLKECYAKMSIIK, encoded by the coding sequence ATGATGAAAAGACTTAGAGCGGGAATTATAGGGTGCGGGATGATATCGAAAATGTTTCATGTGCCCGCAATGACCCATATTCCTGAAATAAAGTTAGAAGCTTTTTCTGATGTCAATAGAGAGTGGGCTAACGAGCTCGCAAGCCGTTATTCAGCGCCATATTCATTTACTGACTACAATGAAATGTTAGGAAAAATTGATATGGTGGTTGTAGCAACTCCAAATGCACTTCATGCAAATATAAGCAAGGTATTTCTTGATGCGGGTATCCATGTTCTGTGTGAGAAGCCTATGGGGATAAATGTTGAGGAGTGTGAAGATGTCTTAAAAAAGGAAACTGAATCAAACGCTATTTTTATGGTCGGACATAGCAGACGTTTTGCTTCAAATGCGATGCTTCTTAAGGAATTTCATGAAAAAGGAATGTTTGGAGAAATAAAATCAATGGAACTTGTGATGGGGCATAGCCATACTCAGTGGATTACTCGTTCAGGATTTTCATTCAAAAAAGAACTTTCCGGAGGAGGAGTTCTTATTGACCAGGGGATTCACCTTATTGATCTTCTTATATGGTTTTCCCCGGGACAAATAACTGTAACTTCATCTGTCGGAAAGGATATTCTTGGGCATGGTATGGAAGATCATGCAGAAATAGAGTTTTCCCTTTTAAATGGCGGGAAAGCCACAATAAAAACCTCAAGGACAGAAGAATGGGATAATTTGTGTACTTTGGAAGGAACAAAAGGATGGGCAAAGTTCCATATTGACGACAAGAGCTTTCTTAAGATTTGCAGTGAAAATCTAAGGGGATGCAGGAAACTAAGGTATCTTCAGATAAAAACAGGACTAAATAATATTTATCTTGACCAAATAAAATATTTTGTAAACTGCATAAACAACAAGGTTTCTCCAATGACATCTGCAGACTCTTCTGTAAAAGGAATTCGCCTTTTAAAAGAATGTTATGCTAAAATGAGCATTATTAAGTAA
- a CDS encoding DUF362 domain-containing protein has translation MDKVICRKILYGDEGIKRFLDEIFANGWFTPGSKQIVIKPNLCTLATVESGIITDISFVKTLVSFIKSKSPSSQIKIIESDSFDRTAEEVFEKLGYCDLAREEGVDLINLTKMRSIPLAFSEIPYEINLPFIFLEDIFYISIANLKTHDYQKVTCGFKNQFGCIPDVLKERYHPYLDEVLYYLDGLINPDLSIVDGRIALEGNGPVDGEPIKCDSMIAGNSSLSVDTVCARVAGFDPVKVPYLRYAYKKTGYNPSNIEVVGDKLDFNFKFIPDKLFNGIRLKIFVIRTSNIITNFSKKVLFHLYYYGFIATARIAPKSIMKKIRKT, from the coding sequence ATGGACAAAGTTATTTGTAGAAAAATTCTCTATGGCGATGAGGGAATAAAAAGGTTTCTTGATGAAATATTTGCTAATGGCTGGTTCACTCCTGGTAGTAAGCAGATTGTTATTAAACCAAATCTCTGTACACTTGCAACAGTTGAATCAGGAATAATAACAGATATATCATTTGTAAAGACCCTTGTAAGTTTTATTAAATCAAAATCACCATCATCTCAGATAAAAATAATAGAAAGTGACAGTTTTGACCGGACAGCTGAAGAGGTCTTTGAAAAACTTGGATACTGTGATCTTGCGAGGGAAGAGGGGGTTGACCTTATAAATCTTACAAAAATGAGGAGTATCCCTCTTGCGTTTTCAGAAATCCCTTATGAGATTAATCTCCCATTTATTTTTCTGGAAGATATTTTTTACATATCCATTGCTAATCTTAAGACTCATGATTACCAGAAAGTTACATGCGGCTTCAAGAACCAGTTTGGATGCATTCCAGATGTTTTAAAAGAACGCTATCACCCATACCTCGATGAAGTCCTTTACTATCTTGATGGTTTGATTAATCCTGATTTATCTATAGTTGATGGCAGAATTGCTTTAGAAGGTAATGGGCCGGTTGATGGTGAACCTATAAAGTGTGATTCGATGATTGCAGGCAATAGTTCTCTGTCAGTTGATACAGTGTGTGCCAGAGTTGCAGGATTTGATCCGGTGAAAGTACCTTATCTAAGATATGCTTACAAAAAGACCGGATATAATCCTTCCAATATAGAAGTTGTTGGAGATAAATTGGATTTCAATTTTAAATTTATTCCTGATAAGCTTTTCAATGGAATAAGGTTGAAGATATTTGTTATAAGGACATCTAATATTATAACTAATTTTTCCAAAAAAGTGCTCTTTCATCTTTATTATTATGGTTTTATCGCTACAGCCCGTATAGCACCTAAATCAATTATGAAAAAAATAAGGAAGACATGA